The Phyllostomus discolor isolate MPI-MPIP mPhyDis1 chromosome 4, mPhyDis1.pri.v3, whole genome shotgun sequence genome window below encodes:
- the LOC114494355 gene encoding UDP-glucuronosyltransferase 1A1-like isoform X2 yields the protein MAGAQGPGPFVLGLLLCALGPAGSRGGRLLLVPIDGSHWLSLRTFTQHLQQRGHDIVVLAPEASMYITEGAFYTLKRYPVPFRREDLEASFTSLGHNVFEKRSFLQRVVKTYKKMKKDSALLLSACSHLLHNKELMASLAAGGFDALLTDPILPCGPIVARYLALPAVFFSNTLPCSLDSQGTQCPSPPSYVPRVLSSNTDRMTFPQRVKNMLIALSESFLCSVVYSPYGPLASEVLRKDVTVQDLMSSASVWLLRSDFVMNYARPVMPNIVFIGGINCAHQKPLSQEFEAYVNASGEHGIVVFSLGSMISEIPEKRAMEIADALGKIPQTVLWRYTGTRPPNLAKNTILVKWLPQNDLLGHPKTRAFITHSGSHGIYEGICNGVPMVMLPLFGDQMDNAKRMETRGAGVSLNVLEMTSEDLANALKTVINDKSYKENIMRLSSLHKDRPIEPLDLAVFWVEFVMRHKGAPHLRPAAHDLTWYQYHSLDVIGFLLAIVLGVVFIVYKSCAFACSKCFGKKRRSKKPQKSKAH from the exons ATGGCAGGGGCCCAGGGTCCAGGTCCCTTTGTCCTGGGCCTGCTGCTGTGTGCACTCGGCCCGGCCGGGTCCCGGGGAGGGAGGTTGCTGCTGGTCCCCATCGACGGTAGCCACTGGCTGAGCTTGCGCACGTTCACCCAGCATCTGCAGCAGAGGGGACATGACATAGTGGTCTTAGCGCCCGAGGCCTCCATGTACATCACGGAAGGAGCATTTTACACCTTGAAGAGGTACCCCGTGCCGTTCCGGAGGGAGGACCTGGAAGCGTCTTTTACCAGCCTTGGGCATAACGTGTTCGAGAAGCGGTCTTTCTTGCAGCGGGTGGTCAAAACATacaagaagatgaagaaggaCTCGGCTCTGCTTCTGTCCGCGTGCTCCCACTTACTGCACAACAAGGAGCTGATGGCCTCCCTGGCTGCAGGCGGCTTCGACGCTCTGTTGACAGACCCTATCCTCCCCTGCGGCCCCATCGTGGCCCGGTACCTGGCTCTGCCCGCGGTGTTCTTCTCGAACACACTGCCCTGCAGCCTGGACTCTCAGGGCACCCAGTGCCCCAGCCCGCCGTCCTATGTGCCCAGGGTTCTGTCGTCCAACACGGACCGCATGACCTTCCCGCAGCGGGTGAAGAACATGCTCATCGCCTTGTCGGAGAGCTTTCTGTGCAGCGTGGTGTATTCCCCGTACGGGCCACTTGCCTCAGAAGTCCTTCGGAAAGACGTGACTGTCCAGGACCTTATGAGCTCTGCCTCGGTGTGGCTGCTCAGAAGCGACTTCGTGATGAATTATGCCAGGCCCGTCATGCCCAACATTGTGTTCATTGGCGGGATCAACTGCGCCCACCAAAAACCACTGTCCCAG GAATTCGAAGCCTACGTTAATGCCTCCGGCGAGCATGGCATTGTGGTTTTCTCCCTGGGCTCGATGATCTCAGAGATCCCAGAGAAGAGAGCTATGGAGATCGCCGACGCTTTGGGCAAGATACCTCAGACG GTCCTGTGGCGGTACACCGGAACCCGGCCGCCCAACCTTGCCAAGAACACAATCCTGGTCAAGTGGCTGCCCCAGAATGACCTGCTTG GCCACCCGAAGACCCGCGCCTTTATCACGCATTCTGGCTCCCACGGCATCTACGAAGGAATATGCAACGGGGTCCCCATGGTCATGCTGCCCTTGTTCGGGGACCAGATGGACAATGCGAAGCGCATGGAGACCCGGGGCGCAGGCGTGAGCTTGAACGTCCTGGAAATGACCTCCGAGGATTTAGCCAATGCCCTCAAAACCGTCATCAATGACAAAAG CTACAAGGAAAACATCATGCGCCTCTCCAGCCTTCACAAGGACCGCCCCATCGAGCCGCTGGACCTGGCCGTGTTCTGGGTGGAGTTCGTGATGCGGCACAAGGGAGCGCCGCACCTGCGCCCCGCGGCCCACGACCTCACCTGGTACCAGTACCATTCTTTGGACGTGATTGGCTTCCTCTTGGCCATTGTGCTGGGGGTGGTCTTCATCGTCTACAAAAGTTGTGCCTTTGCCTGCAGCAAATGTTTCGGGAAAAAACGGCGGTCTAAGAAACCCCAGAAGTCCAAGGCGCACTGA